GGGCGTATCGAATATCAATTTCTTGAAAACAGCTGTAAATGATATTCGTGAGTATAAAGGCCTTCCTCCAATGGAAGCGAAGGAGTTTTTACAAATGGTAAAAGATAAGCAAAAATTGGTTGAATTTTCGGCTAATTTGGCTAACCGCTCTTTAAATGAAGGATTTTCCGGTGGTGAGAAAAAGCGTAACGAAATTTTTCAATTAGCGATGTTGAATCCGAAATTATCTATTTTGGATGAGACAGATTCTGGTTTGGATATCGATGCCCTTCGTATCGTTGCAAATGGCGTGAATCAATTGCGCTCTAAAGACAATGCTTTTATTGTTATTACACACTACCAACGTTTGTTGGATTATATCGTTCCAGATTTTGTTCACGTATTGTACAATGGCCGTATCGTGAAATCGGGACCTAAAGAATTGGCTTTGGAGCTCGAAGAAAAAGGATACGATTGGTTAAAAGAATATGATACACAAAACGCCTAATCTTTTACCTGAGTAAATAGGATTGGAAGAGAATTTTGGCGATTTGATTAAAAAATAACATGAGTACATTAGTTTCAGAATCATTACTTCAACAAGTGTTGGGAGCTTTCAAAGAGCAAGGCGTTTCAGACGAACCTTCGTTTTTCGTGGAGGCCCGCCAACTTGCATTCGAACGTTTCGAAGCAGCAGGCTTTCCCACCGTTAAGAATGAAGAATGGAAATATACAAACATCCACAGTATTATCAATAAGCCTTATGCGCTTGATGTCGATGTGGATATCGAAGGCTTAGACTTTAGTGCAGGGGAGATTCCTCAGTTGGATGCTTACCGCATTATCTTGGTGAACGGTCAGTATGTGTTGGCGGTAAGTGAATTAGAAAATGTGAAGGGACTGTCGGTTATTCCAATGGATGAAGCCACTTCAGAGCCTGCATTTGAGAGCCATTTTGCTAAATATGCGGACAAGTCAGACAATATTATGGTCGCATTGAATACGGCTGCTTTTACAAATGGTGTTTTTATCCATTTGAAAAAGGGAGTTGTACTTGATAAACCAATACAGATTATTCATGTCGCTACAGGAAAAGAGGATTTCTTTGCACAAACACGTAATTTGATCGTTGTCGAGCCAAATGCAGAACTTGAATTGATCGAAAGCTTTATCACTGCAGAAGGTACCGCAAATAATGTGCACAATAAGGTCTCTGAGATTATCGTCAAAGAGAACGCTAAAGTACAACATTATTATTTGCAGCTCGCAGAATCTGTAAGTCGTTACTTTAATCATACAGAGGTATACCAAGAAAAAGATAGCCTTTATAATAATTACAACTGTAATTTTCCTGGCGCCTCGTTTATCCGTAACAATATCAATGTTCGCTTGGATGCAGCGCATGTGGAGAGCCATTTATATGGAATCAACTTAACTGCAGGTGATCAATTGGTCGATAATCATACCATCGTAGACCACCTTAAGCCACATTGTGAGTCTTATGAATGGTATAAAAATATTACACAGGATAAATCCGTTGCAGTTTTCAATGGAAAAATCTTTGTGCGCGAGGATGCGCAGAAAACGAATGCTTTTCAACAGAATAATAATATGTTGATGTCAGACAATTCGGCGGTTTATACCAAACCACAGTTGGAAATCTTTGCCGATGACGTAAAATGTTCACACGGGTGTACCATCGGTCAGTTTGATAATGAAGCGCTGTTTTATCTGAGAGCAAGAGGAATTGGCGAAGAGTCTGCTCGTATCCTGTTGGTACACGCATTTGCATTTGACGTAACGACACGTTTCTCAAATGAGGTTGTTCGCAAATATGTTGAAGAGCTTGTAGAAGAAAGCCTAAGAACAAATTAAATCCATTTAGGATCATATAGCTTTTAAATATGGCGTTTACTGAATAGGTAAACGCCATTTTTTTTCATAGACCAATACATCATAGCCTTCGTATCAAGCGCCAAGTTGCTTCTTGTTGCTCTTGCTTGGACGGAAGAGCGTTTAATTGTACTGGGAGAAGCGCTTAAAGTTATCATTGTTTGCTGTGGGGTAAACCCTAGTAATTTCTGGGTATCAAGTTCGTCATTTTCACGGTATAACAACGGATCTTAATCGGAGCTACAACGCTATTTGTTCGCTCACAACCGAAGAAGCACCGAACAAGTACCGAACAAGCTCCGAAGAAGCACCGAGGAAGCTTCGAATTTGGTCCCTTTTGTTTGGTTCCTTTTTTCGTAAATGGAACGAACGTTGAAACTAATTCTTGGTACTTGCTTTAAATTGTGCTAATAATTTTTTCGGCAATTTTAGTAAAATCAAACAAAGATAAAGGTGATGAAGGGCTGAAATGTAGGGAATAACAGAGCACTATTAAACGAAAAAAGCTTCCAAATTTTGGAAGCTTTTTTTGAGCGAAAGACGAGATTCGAACTCGCGACCCCAACCTTGGCAAGGTTGTGCTCTACCAACTGAGCTACTTTCGCGTTGATGTTACAAAAGTAAGGCATTTATTCGTATTCTGCAAGAGGAAAAGCAAAAAATATTAACTTAAATTGATCGCATCAACACAATTAATACCGTCTATAGCCGCTGAAATGATACCGCCGGCATAACCCGCCCCTTCACCACAAGGGTAAAGTCCTTTGACCTGAGGGTGTTGTAAATCTTCTTTATTTCTAGGAATCCGAATCGGTGAAGATGTACGTGACTCTACACCGACTAAAATGGCTTCATTGGTATAATACCCTTTCATCTTTTTGCCAAAGATGGGCAACGCACCGCGTAATGCTTCGTGAACAAAAGCAGGTAGCACTTCGGTGAGATCTGCAGATGCTGTTCCGGGCTTGTACGAGTTTTCTGGCAGATCCATAGATACACGTCCTTCGACAAAGTCGACCATGCGTTGCGCCGGAGCAACGAGCTTACCGCCACCTACGGCAAAAGCCTTTCGTTCGATCTCTTTCTGAAAATTCAGTAATGCAAATGGATCCTTATGTGCATTGGCAACGTCCTCAAGGTTGATCTGAATAACGGTGCCTGAATTGGCGTGCGGATTATTTCGTTTGGATGGCGACCATCCGTTGACAACGATTTCATCTAAATCTGTTGCACAGGGCGCAATGACGCCGCCTGGGCACATGCAGAATGAAAATACACCACGGTCATTCACCTGTTCAACCAGGCTATAATAGGCTGGCGGCAAATGCTCGCTTCTTACCTGGCAGTGGTATTGCGCCTGATCAATGATTGCCTGCGGGTGCTCGATACGCACGCCCAAAGCAAATGCTTTGGCTTCGATCAGCCAATTGTTGCGATGAAAAAGCTCGAAAATATCCCGCGCAGAGTGCCCTGTTGCTACAATGACATGATCTGCCTTAATTTCTTCACCATTGGCTAATTTGACACCGCGTACTTGACCGAAGGATTCTAAAATGTCATCGACACGTTGGTCAAAATGAAATTCGCCCCCAAATTCAAGGACGCTCTCGCGCATGGCTTCAATAATATGCGGCAATTTATTTGTACCGATATGTGGGCGCGCATTGACCAGAATATCCGTCGTTGCCCCATGGGAAACGAAAAGTCTGAGTACTTTGTCTACGTCACCTCGCTTATTGGAACGTGTATATAATTTTCCGTCTGAGTACGTTCCAGCTCCACCTTCGCCAAAGCAGTAGTTTGACTCAGGGTTTACGATGCCTTCCCGGTTCAACTTAGCTAGATCGCGTCTACGGTCTTGGACCTTTTTACCGCGTTCGATTACAATTGGTTTGAGACCACGTTCAATACAGCGTATTGCTGCAAACAGGCCGGCAGGGCCCGCGCCAATAATAATAACGGGTTTTCCGTCTTTAACGGACTTAAAATTATTTTCGTAGAGTTCTGGAACAGGAAGCTCGTCAATGTAGTAAATAACCCGAGCTCGATAAACAACCTGCTTGCTTCGGGCGTCAATGGAACGTTTACGGATTTTATAACCTTTGACTTGTTGAGGTTGGACTTTCAGGGCTTTGATCCCTTGCTGTAGAATATACTGATCGTCCTCGATTCTTTCTGGAAGTATCGCAATTTCAATTTCTTTTTGCATAGTATGAGGGCTGGGTTTTTATCCCAAAACCGGGACAAAGTTAATGAATATTGGCTATTTGGAGATTTGGAAATAAAAATATTCTTATCTTAGTAAGAGCTTGGTATATGCTTTGATAGTGTAACCGTATAATTTGAATAGTATTTAATTCTTTGAACAATGAAAATTAAAAGATTTTTGGTCGCCCTATGTGGTTTATTTGCATTAGTATCATTAAACTCCTGTGGCTACAATACGATGGTCTCACAAGATGAGAATGTTAAAGGAAAATGGGCACAAGTTGAAAATGCGTATCAACGTCGTGCGGATCTAGTTCCAAATTTGGTTAATACAGTAAAAGGAGCGGCAAAACACGAAGAAAGTACATTGACAGCTGTTGTAGAAGCAAGAGCTAAAGCTACTTCCGTGACGATTAATGCCGATGATTTGTCTGAGGAGAATATTGCCAAGTTTCAAAAAGTTCAAGATGAATTCAGCGGTTCGTTGAGTCGTCTTTTGGCGTCTGTTGAAGCTTATCCTGATTTGAAAGCCAATCAGAACTTTTTGGAATTACAAGCACAGCTGGAAGGTACTGAAAATCGTATTTCAACAGAACGTAGATCTTACAATGAAGCGGTACAGCAATATAATACCACCGTACGCAGCTTCCCGAATAATTTAATGGCGGGGATGTTCGGATTTAAGGCAAAAGGTACATTTACTGCTGCCCCAGGTTCGGATAAAGCGCCAACGGTATCATTCTAACAGCAAATTGTTAGGAATAAACAGGATGATGGATGATGCGGCTTTCGTAGAAGCACATCATCCATTTTTTTATCGTGTTTTAATTAGTTTAGACCCTTTGAATCTGGAATAACCGGTATGGTAATCTAGTTTTGGAGTGCAAACGTATACAAACTATGGCATTAAATTCTGAAGAACAAGAGAAGATCGTTCACGCTATTAATGTGGCTGAAAATGAGACTTCTGGTGAGATTCGTGTAGTGGTCGAAAATCATTGCCCCGACGAGGTACATGATCGTGCAACCTATTATTTTTCCAAATTGGGCATGCACAAGACTACATTGAAAAATGGTGTTCTTATCTATATCGCGCTGGAAGACCATAAATTTTCCATTATTGGCGATAAGGGAATTCACCAACGTGTAGAAGGTGATTTTTGGAACAGTACCAAAGATCTAATGGTGGCGGAGTTTCGGGTGGATCGCATTGTTGAGGGCCTGGTCAAAGGGATCGAACATGCGGGTAAACAATTGGCAAAATTCTTCCCGCGTGAACACGATGACATCAATGAGCTTCCAAATGATATTGTTTTTGGAGACCGTTAGTTGTTAAGTGACCAGAAACAGTCCCGAGAAGCTATTCCCTGTCTCACAAATAAACTGATAAAGATCGTGATAAACCCGATTTCGGGATTCACCGAACGCCATTTGCATGAAAACTGCTCAAGGCAAATAAAAATGAATAAAAGAGAATTATAGGATGAAATTTGTATCGAGATTATTTTCTCGGGTTCGGATCCCTGCTATGGCTATGTTGCTTTGTTTGCTGTCGGTAGCCACAGTATTGGGTCAAGATTTCCCAGAAACATCAAATAGGCTTGTCAATGATTATACAAACACATTGACCGCAAGTCAGAAGCAATTATTGGAGCAGAAGCTATTGGCATTTGAGGATTCTGCATCTACGCAGATTGCAGTGGTTATGATGAATTCTACCGGTGGCTATGATATTTCTGATTATGCGGTTCGTTTAGCGAAAAAATGGGGTATTGGGAATAAAAAGTATAATAACGGTATTCTGTTGTTGGTCGCTCTGGGAGATCGGGCGGTGACTATTCAAACAGGTTATGGCATAGAGGGCGCTGTCCCGGATGCCATTGCATATCGTATTATTGAAAATGATATCAAGCCGGCTTTTCGTCAGGGCGATTACTACAAAGGGGTGGACGATGCGACCAGTTCCTTAATTTCCTACACAAAAGGTGAGTACAAAGCTGATCCAAAACAACCGAAAGGAAAGGGATCAGGTTCGGTGATGTTTGTTGTTATTATTGTGATAGTCTTGGTTGTTCTTTTCTCCAATCGCGGTGGACGAGGTGGTGGCGGTGGTGGCCGTGTGATGAATGGACGCGGCGCTTCTGATATCTTTTGGTGGACATTGCTGAATGGTCTTGGCGGCGGTGGCGGCCGAGGTGGCGGCGGTGGCTTCGGCGGAGGCTCTGGTGGCGGATTTGGCGGTTTCGGTGGCGGTGATTTTGGTGGTGGCGGTGCTTCCGGACGTTGGTAACATCTTTGCTAAATAATGTTAAATAGGACGACAGTGAAACGGAAATGTTTTACATTTATGGGAAGTATATAATTATGAAAAAGGGAATATTAATGGGTTTAAGCTTTTTACCAGCCTTGTTAATGGCACAAGAAAGCTTCACGGTTACAGGAAAAGTAAACACGACGTCAGACAAAGCGAAAGTGTTTATGCAGTATGCTGCGAATGGCACTCGTCAGACTGATTCAGCGACGGTCGTAAAAGGCGAATTTAAGTTCAACGGACAGGTAGCTACACCAACAAAAGGTATGATGATCTATTCGCCGGAGGGCTTAACTTTTGCAGAACTTAGAAATAGTCAAAAGCAACCTGAGACAGCACAGTTATATCTTTCTAAAGGCGTTATCAAAGTCGATGCAACCAAAGGGTTTAAAAATGCAACGGTCTCAGGTACGGCGCTTAATGACGATCTGACGCAGTACAAGGCTTTTGTGAAACCGCATACAGATGCGTTCGAGGCATTGAACCAACAATATTATGCGGCTTCGGAGACGCAAAAACAGGATCCTAAATTCATCGAAGGCTTACAAAAACAAGCTGGTGAGATTTCCGAAAAAATGGAAAAAGCAGATGCTGAATTTATTAACAAAAACCCAAAAAGCTGGTATACGTTGGATTTGTTGTCTGAGAATGTCAGCGGTGAAAACGTCAATGAATATGTAGCTTCTTTTGAGAAAATGTCTCCTGAACTGAAAAATTCTGAAAAAGGGAAGGAATTGGCTGAGCGTATCCAGAAATTGAAAGCAGTAGCTGTTGGTTCCGTAGCTCCTGACTTCACATTGCCAGACACAACAGGAAAGAATATTTCCTTATCTTCCTTAAGAGGAAAATATGTTTTGTTGGATTTTTGGGCAAGTTGGTGTGGTCCTTGTCGTCATGAGAACCCGAATGTCGTTGCGGCTTTCAATAAATTTAAAGATAAAGGATTTACCGTGTTTGGTGTTTCTTTAGACAATCCCGGTAAAAAAGATGCTTGGTTGAAAGCTATCCATGATGATAATTTACAACAATGGCCACACGTTTCAGACCTACAGGGCTGGAAATCAGCTCCGGTAAAATTGTACGAAGTACGTGGTATTCCGCAAAACTTCCTCATTGATCCTTCTGGTAAAATTGTCGCATCAAATTTAAGAGGTGAGGCTTTGGATGCGAAGTTAGCTGAATTGCTAAAGTAAACTGATATTTAGTTGCCATTGGGCATGAATAACCCCTAATTGTTATACTCATGTGAACTGAGTCTGCAATTAGGGGTTTCTTTTTATAGTCGTCCTCATCCAATCGCTTTTTTGGCGCCGCGACTAATTGACGACTTTAAAAGGCGAATAGCGTGACGACTGCAAAACATTGAATGAATTTGCTAACTTCGTCTGCTGCTATAGCGAATGATTGCGTGAAACCGCTATATCCTCGTAACAGCGGGATTAGGGGATGATGAATCCTAGGTATTTAAACATGGTGATCAATGGGATTTCTAGCGCTATTGGGGTTATAAAATTGTAAAGATGAAGAAAACAGTAATTTTGGGTATATTCTTGGGGACGGTGATTGCTTCCTGCGGTGGCGATCAAGATAAGGGAATTCCTGTTGTCAACCTCGAGGCGTTGCATGCCATACCTTTGGATCACCCGATTGATCAATTGGCTAAAGACACGACATTTATCGATGTTACGTTGCCGCCTAATGCCCGGATCGATCAGTTGTCACAACAGGAGCTGGGTCAACTAAAGGC
The DNA window shown above is from Sphingobacterium thalpophilum and carries:
- a CDS encoding TPM domain-containing protein, with translation MALNSEEQEKIVHAINVAENETSGEIRVVVENHCPDEVHDRATYYFSKLGMHKTTLKNGVLIYIALEDHKFSIIGDKGIHQRVEGDFWNSTKDLMVAEFRVDRIVEGLVKGIEHAGKQLAKFFPREHDDINELPNDIVFGDR
- a CDS encoding FAD-dependent protein — protein: MQKEIEIAILPERIEDDQYILQQGIKALKVQPQQVKGYKIRKRSIDARSKQVVYRARVIYYIDELPVPELYENNFKSVKDGKPVIIIGAGPAGLFAAIRCIERGLKPIVIERGKKVQDRRRDLAKLNREGIVNPESNYCFGEGGAGTYSDGKLYTRSNKRGDVDKVLRLFVSHGATTDILVNARPHIGTNKLPHIIEAMRESVLEFGGEFHFDQRVDDILESFGQVRGVKLANGEEIKADHVIVATGHSARDIFELFHRNNWLIEAKAFALGVRIEHPQAIIDQAQYHCQVRSEHLPPAYYSLVEQVNDRGVFSFCMCPGGVIAPCATDLDEIVVNGWSPSKRNNPHANSGTVIQINLEDVANAHKDPFALLNFQKEIERKAFAVGGGKLVAPAQRMVDFVEGRVSMDLPENSYKPGTASADLTEVLPAFVHEALRGALPIFGKKMKGYYTNEAILVGVESRTSSPIRIPRNKEDLQHPQVKGLYPCGEGAGYAGGIISAAIDGINCVDAINLS
- a CDS encoding YgcG family protein, which codes for MAMLLCLLSVATVLGQDFPETSNRLVNDYTNTLTASQKQLLEQKLLAFEDSASTQIAVVMMNSTGGYDISDYAVRLAKKWGIGNKKYNNGILLLVALGDRAVTIQTGYGIEGAVPDAIAYRIIENDIKPAFRQGDYYKGVDDATSSLISYTKGEYKADPKQPKGKGSGSVMFVVIIVIVLVVLFSNRGGRGGGGGGRVMNGRGASDIFWWTLLNGLGGGGGRGGGGGFGGGSGGGFGGFGGGDFGGGGASGRW
- the sufC gene encoding Fe-S cluster assembly ATPase SufC, which encodes MLSIKNLHASVEDKQILKGLNLEVKAGEVHAIMGPNGAGKSTLGNVLAGRESYEVSEGSALLDGVDLLDLSPEDRAREGLFLAFQYPVEIPGVSNINFLKTAVNDIREYKGLPPMEAKEFLQMVKDKQKLVEFSANLANRSLNEGFSGGEKKRNEIFQLAMLNPKLSILDETDSGLDIDALRIVANGVNQLRSKDNAFIVITHYQRLLDYIVPDFVHVLYNGRIVKSGPKELALELEEKGYDWLKEYDTQNA
- the sufD gene encoding Fe-S cluster assembly protein SufD — encoded protein: MSTLVSESLLQQVLGAFKEQGVSDEPSFFVEARQLAFERFEAAGFPTVKNEEWKYTNIHSIINKPYALDVDVDIEGLDFSAGEIPQLDAYRIILVNGQYVLAVSELENVKGLSVIPMDEATSEPAFESHFAKYADKSDNIMVALNTAAFTNGVFIHLKKGVVLDKPIQIIHVATGKEDFFAQTRNLIVVEPNAELELIESFITAEGTANNVHNKVSEIIVKENAKVQHYYLQLAESVSRYFNHTEVYQEKDSLYNNYNCNFPGASFIRNNINVRLDAAHVESHLYGINLTAGDQLVDNHTIVDHLKPHCESYEWYKNITQDKSVAVFNGKIFVREDAQKTNAFQQNNNMLMSDNSAVYTKPQLEIFADDVKCSHGCTIGQFDNEALFYLRARGIGEESARILLVHAFAFDVTTRFSNEVVRKYVEELVEESLRTN
- a CDS encoding TlpA disulfide reductase family protein yields the protein MKKGILMGLSFLPALLMAQESFTVTGKVNTTSDKAKVFMQYAANGTRQTDSATVVKGEFKFNGQVATPTKGMMIYSPEGLTFAELRNSQKQPETAQLYLSKGVIKVDATKGFKNATVSGTALNDDLTQYKAFVKPHTDAFEALNQQYYAASETQKQDPKFIEGLQKQAGEISEKMEKADAEFINKNPKSWYTLDLLSENVSGENVNEYVASFEKMSPELKNSEKGKELAERIQKLKAVAVGSVAPDFTLPDTTGKNISLSSLRGKYVLLDFWASWCGPCRHENPNVVAAFNKFKDKGFTVFGVSLDNPGKKDAWLKAIHDDNLQQWPHVSDLQGWKSAPVKLYEVRGIPQNFLIDPSGKIVASNLRGEALDAKLAELLK
- a CDS encoding LemA family protein; translated protein: MKRFLVALCGLFALVSLNSCGYNTMVSQDENVKGKWAQVENAYQRRADLVPNLVNTVKGAAKHEESTLTAVVEARAKATSVTINADDLSEENIAKFQKVQDEFSGSLSRLLASVEAYPDLKANQNFLELQAQLEGTENRISTERRSYNEAVQQYNTTVRSFPNNLMAGMFGFKAKGTFTAAPGSDKAPTVSF